In Methylomagnum ishizawai, one DNA window encodes the following:
- a CDS encoding TIGR03087 family PEP-CTERM/XrtA system glycosyltransferase produces MKDILFLAHRIPFPPNKGDKIRSFHWLKYLSESYRVHLGAFVDDPEDLRHIPEVECYCAGTCLLPLHPKLAKLRGLKGLVSGAALSIPYYADRRMSAWVDGLLARTQVAGILVFSSAMAQYAEPHPAVPCIVDFVDVDSDKWRQYAGNKPWPTAWIYRREAKKLLDFDRRVAAHATHALFVSEHEAGLFKTLAPEVAARVRALENGVDTDYFNPGQDYPNPYPEDVKPLVFTGAMDYWANVDAVAWFADAVWPALRRECPQARFYVVGSRPTAAVAALGRRDGIVVTGAVPDVRPYLHHARCAVAPLRIARGIQNKVLEALALAKPVLASSPAMEGIECGSAPLAVRVVDGAESWRSVALDLLRDAALPAVVPENRSFVLERYGWSNSLARLGGWLEAL; encoded by the coding sequence ATGAAAGACATTTTGTTTCTCGCCCACCGCATTCCATTTCCGCCCAACAAGGGCGATAAGATACGCTCGTTCCATTGGTTGAAGTATTTATCGGAATCCTACCGGGTGCATTTGGGCGCTTTCGTGGACGACCCCGAGGACCTGCGCCATATCCCGGAGGTGGAGTGCTATTGCGCCGGAACCTGCTTATTGCCTTTGCATCCCAAACTCGCCAAGCTCCGCGGTTTGAAAGGGTTGGTGAGCGGCGCGGCTTTGAGTATCCCTTATTATGCGGATCGGCGGATGTCGGCTTGGGTCGATGGCTTGCTCGCCCGCACCCAGGTCGCGGGTATCCTGGTGTTTTCCTCGGCCATGGCCCAGTATGCCGAACCCCATCCCGCCGTGCCGTGTATCGTCGATTTCGTGGATGTGGATTCCGATAAATGGCGGCAATATGCCGGGAATAAACCTTGGCCGACCGCCTGGATTTATCGCCGGGAGGCTAAGAAACTCCTGGATTTCGACCGCCGCGTCGCCGCTCATGCGACCCATGCCTTGTTTGTTTCGGAACACGAGGCCGGTTTGTTCAAAACCCTGGCTCCGGAGGTGGCGGCGCGGGTGCGGGCTTTGGAAAATGGTGTGGATACCGATTATTTCAATCCAGGACAGGATTATCCCAATCCCTATCCCGAGGATGTGAAACCCCTGGTATTTACCGGGGCCATGGATTATTGGGCCAATGTGGACGCCGTGGCGTGGTTTGCCGACGCGGTGTGGCCCGCCCTGCGCCGCGAATGCCCGCAAGCCCGGTTTTATGTGGTGGGTTCCCGGCCTACGGCGGCGGTGGCGGCCTTGGGGCGGCGCGATGGGATCGTGGTGACGGGCGCGGTACCCGATGTCCGGCCCTATCTGCATCATGCCCGCTGCGCGGTGGCTCCCCTGCGGATCGCGCGGGGCATACAGAATAAGGTGCTGGAAGCCCTGGCCCTGGCCAAGCCGGTGCTGGCCTCGTCCCCGGCGATGGAAGGCATCGAATGCGGGTCGGCCCCGTTGGCGGTGCGGGTCGTGGATGGGGCGGAAAGCTGGCGCTCGGTCGCCCTCGATCTGTTGCGCGACGCTGCCTTGCCCGCCGTGGTGCCGGAGAACCGGAGTTTCGTGCTGGAACGTTATGGCTGGAGCAATAGCCTGGCCCGCTTGGGCGGCTGGTTGGAGGCGCTATGA
- a CDS encoding XrtA/PEP-CTERM system-associated ATPase, whose amino-acid sequence MYDAFYNLKKKPFQLNPDPEFFFNSAVHRRALAYLRYGLAQGEGFVVVTGAPGTGKTMLVKELFETLSNKRVVAGLMVTSQVGAEDTLRIVAATFGLSYDGDAKAILLKNLENFFKLKAREGKRVLLVVDEAQNLPFQSMEELRMLLNFEMDGKPIFQVFMLGQEELRSTLKGNKMEQVRQRITAIYHLRPLEEEEAKEYILHRLTTAGWNHDPKISDGAFREIYQYTSGTPRIINTLCDRLMLYGYLEELHELDEVSVKTVVGEIEQDAVRSRSSVISETDETTPMEHIHAGAARYEMPSGNIEERLAQLERTVAGLRNTVNKERALLRKAILLQLDMEQVYQDTPIE is encoded by the coding sequence ATGTATGACGCTTTCTACAATCTGAAGAAAAAACCCTTCCAACTCAATCCGGACCCCGAGTTTTTCTTTAACAGCGCGGTGCATCGACGTGCTTTGGCTTATTTGCGCTATGGCTTGGCCCAGGGCGAGGGTTTCGTGGTGGTAACTGGCGCTCCCGGTACCGGTAAGACCATGTTGGTCAAAGAACTGTTCGAAACCTTGAGCAACAAGCGCGTTGTGGCCGGTTTGATGGTTACTTCCCAAGTCGGGGCGGAAGATACGCTGCGCATCGTCGCGGCGACCTTTGGCTTATCCTATGATGGCGATGCCAAGGCGATTTTGCTGAAAAACCTCGAAAATTTTTTCAAACTCAAGGCGCGGGAAGGCAAACGGGTATTATTGGTGGTGGACGAGGCGCAAAACCTGCCATTCCAATCCATGGAGGAATTGCGGATGCTGCTGAATTTCGAAATGGACGGCAAGCCGATATTCCAGGTTTTCATGCTGGGCCAGGAAGAACTACGCTCTACCTTGAAAGGCAATAAAATGGAGCAGGTCAGGCAGCGGATTACCGCGATCTACCATTTGCGGCCGCTGGAGGAAGAGGAAGCCAAGGAATATATCTTGCACCGCTTGACGACTGCGGGTTGGAATCATGATCCCAAAATCAGCGACGGGGCTTTTCGCGAGATTTATCAATATACTTCGGGAACCCCCAGGATCATCAATACCCTCTGTGATCGATTGATGCTCTATGGGTATCTCGAAGAATTGCATGAATTGGATGAAGTATCTGTCAAAACCGTGGTTGGCGAGATTGAACAAGATGCCGTTCGTAGCCGGTCCTCGGTGATTTCAGAAACCGATGAAACCACGCCAATGGAACATATCCATGCGGGTGCCGCTAGATATGAAATGCCATCGGGTAATATCGAGGAGCGTTTGGCCCAACTGGAACGCACGGTGGCCGGGTTACGTAATACCGTGAATAAAGAGCGGGCTTTGCTGAGGAAGGCGATTTTATTGCAATTGGATATGGAACAAGTTTATCAGGATACCCCGATAGAATAG
- a CDS encoding XrtA system polysaccharide deacetylase, whose amino-acid sequence MLAKISGTASDHQPVNAMTVDVEDYFQVSAFEPYIPRQAWDRLPCRVESNTDRILALFAGRGIKATFFTLGWVARRYPGLVRRIVEAGHELACHGLAHVRVTQQTPDEFREDVRLAKHILEDISGQPILGYRAASYSIGAKNLWAFPILEELGFQYSSSIYPVRHDLYGMPEAPRFAFHPTASGDGLLELPVTTVKLGGNNYPCGGGGYFRLLPYPLSRWAMRRVNRIDRESCIFYFHPWEIDPDQPRQSGIGLKTRFRHYLNLSKMETRLTALLRDFVWDTMANVFLSKTEIHSAVR is encoded by the coding sequence GTGTTAGCGAAAATATCGGGAACCGCGTCCGATCATCAACCGGTCAATGCCATGACGGTGGATGTGGAGGATTATTTCCAGGTTTCGGCCTTCGAACCTTATATTCCACGTCAAGCGTGGGATCGCTTGCCGTGCCGGGTGGAATCGAATACCGATAGGATATTAGCCTTGTTCGCTGGGCGCGGGATAAAAGCCACGTTTTTCACCCTGGGCTGGGTAGCGCGGCGCTATCCAGGTTTGGTGCGTCGCATCGTCGAGGCCGGCCATGAATTGGCTTGCCATGGACTTGCTCATGTCCGGGTGACCCAACAAACCCCTGATGAATTCCGGGAGGATGTCAGGCTTGCCAAGCATATACTGGAAGATATTTCCGGCCAGCCCATCCTGGGTTATCGTGCGGCCAGTTATTCCATCGGAGCCAAGAATCTATGGGCGTTTCCGATATTGGAAGAACTGGGGTTCCAATATAGCTCCAGTATCTATCCGGTCCGCCATGATTTATATGGGATGCCCGAAGCTCCCAGATTTGCATTCCATCCCACCGCTTCCGGCGATGGGTTATTGGAGTTGCCCGTCACTACCGTGAAGTTGGGCGGGAATAATTATCCTTGTGGCGGGGGCGGCTATTTCAGGCTATTACCCTATCCTCTATCGCGCTGGGCGATGCGGCGGGTGAACCGGATCGACAGGGAATCCTGTATATTTTATTTTCACCCTTGGGAAATCGATCCCGATCAGCCACGCCAATCGGGAATCGGCCTGAAAACCCGTTTCCGCCATTATCTCAATCTTTCCAAAATGGAAACCCGCTTGACCGCCCTATTGCGTGATTTCGTCTGGGATACCATGGCGAATGTTTTCCTGTCCAAAACCGAAATCCACTCCGCTGTCCGGTAA
- the xrtA gene encoding exosortase A, which yields MKIQDSALGGTGAEVVPGWPKALGLTLAAVAALLGLYHDTLASMLAIWQRSDTYAHGYLIFPISVWLIWQKRAVLARIAPRPDYRAAPVLALGGLAWWLAHAIDVLVVEQLALVGMIPALVWWMLGWPVLRAVLFPMGFLVFAVPMGEFLVPPLMNFTADFTVAMLQFTGIPVFREGTFFSIPSGDWSVIEACSGLRYLIASITLGFLYAYMSYVSPWRRLAFMALSVGLPIIANGLRAYMIVMIGHLSGMTLAVGVDHLIYGWVFFGFVMLLMFWVGSFWTDIDVAQAASPVPAPAGTAPDGWAFGRAWVLALLVAAVGPARAAYVGALEASRDRDPVVMALPEGGGAWQAVPAFTEWTPHYSGQDAGADRAYGNGADKVAVYVRYYRHQKQDAELINSRNMLIPQIHDVWKMPEERSVEVSLAGQPVTVLQGLLKSTAGQRLLVWRWNRIGGSRTAGDYQGKLLEAKDKLLGGSGEGAAFIFATEYSGDPKTAEPVLRRFAEAMLPVLEHSLDQAVARR from the coding sequence ATGAAAATACAGGATTCGGCCCTGGGTGGGACCGGGGCGGAAGTGGTTCCCGGCTGGCCCAAGGCCTTGGGCCTGACCCTCGCGGCGGTCGCGGCCTTGTTGGGTCTCTACCACGATACTTTGGCGTCGATGCTGGCGATTTGGCAGCGCTCCGACACCTACGCCCATGGTTATTTGATCTTTCCCATCAGCGTGTGGTTGATCTGGCAAAAACGGGCGGTGCTGGCGCGGATCGCCCCCCGGCCCGATTACCGGGCGGCGCCGGTGCTGGCCCTGGGTGGATTGGCTTGGTGGCTGGCCCATGCCATCGATGTATTGGTGGTGGAGCAATTGGCCTTGGTGGGCATGATTCCGGCCCTGGTGTGGTGGATGCTGGGCTGGCCGGTGTTGCGGGCGGTGTTGTTCCCCATGGGCTTCCTGGTTTTTGCCGTGCCGATGGGGGAATTCCTCGTCCCGCCGCTGATGAATTTCACCGCCGATTTCACGGTGGCGATGCTGCAATTCACCGGCATCCCGGTGTTCCGCGAAGGTACTTTCTTCAGCATCCCCAGCGGAGATTGGTCGGTGATCGAGGCGTGCAGCGGGCTGCGCTATTTGATCGCCTCGATCACCCTGGGGTTTTTATATGCCTATATGAGCTACGTATCACCGTGGCGGCGGCTGGCGTTCATGGCCTTGTCGGTGGGCTTGCCGATCATCGCCAATGGTCTCCGGGCCTATATGATCGTGATGATCGGTCATCTGAGCGGCATGACCTTGGCGGTAGGGGTCGATCATTTGATCTATGGCTGGGTGTTCTTCGGTTTCGTGATGCTACTGATGTTCTGGGTCGGTTCGTTCTGGACTGATATCGACGTGGCCCAGGCCGCTTCCCCGGTTCCGGCCCCGGCCGGTACCGCGCCCGATGGTTGGGCTTTCGGCAGGGCGTGGGTGCTCGCCTTGCTGGTCGCCGCCGTGGGACCGGCGCGGGCCGCCTATGTCGGAGCCCTGGAAGCCAGCCGGGACCGGGACCCGGTGGTGATGGCCTTGCCGGAAGGCGGCGGGGCTTGGCAAGCTGTTCCGGCCTTCACCGAATGGACGCCCCATTATTCGGGCCAGGACGCGGGGGCCGACCGTGCCTATGGCAACGGCGCGGACAAGGTGGCGGTCTATGTGCGCTATTACCGCCATCAAAAGCAGGATGCGGAATTGATCAACTCCCGCAATATGCTCATCCCCCAAATCCATGATGTTTGGAAAATGCCGGAGGAGCGGTCGGTCGAAGTCTCCTTGGCGGGTCAGCCGGTCACGGTATTGCAAGGCTTATTGAAATCCACGGCGGGACAACGCCTCCTGGTGTGGCGCTGGAACCGCATCGGCGGCAGCCGTACCGCCGGCGATTACCAGGGGAAACTCTTGGAAGCCAAGGACAAACTCCTGGGTGGTTCCGGCGAGGGTGCGGCTTTCATCTTCGCCACCGAATATAGCGGCGACCCCAAGACGGCGGAGCCGGTCTTGCGGCGCTTCGCCGAGGCGATGCTGCCCGTCCTGGAACACAGTCTGGATCAAGCGGTGGCCCGGCGATGA
- a CDS encoding TIGR03088 family PEP-CTERM/XrtA system glycosyltransferase — protein MNPAPLIVHIIYRLGVGGLENGLVNLINHGGRYRHAVVCLKDATEFRQRLPPEVPVYELHRREGQDFGLYGRVYRLLRELRPALVHTRNLAALECQLPAWWAGVRARVHGEHGWDVFDPEGRNRKYQWLRRAYKPLVQRYIPLSRHLEDYLRERVRVPEDRITRICNGVDTAVFHPPRQGRALIGGCPFGAGEGRVLLGTVGRMHGVKDQLNLVRAFLLLLEQRPQWRENLRLILVGDGPLRAEAIGLLRAAGAEALAWLPGERGDVAAILRGLDIFVLPSQAEGISNTILEAMATGLPVVATAVGGNPELVADGLTGTLVPRQDPAALAAALARYLDDPDTRRAQGEAGLARVQERFSLDAMVRNYEAVYAQLLAAHHPAQPEGTP, from the coding sequence ATGAACCCGGCGCCGTTGATCGTCCATATCATCTACCGGCTTGGCGTCGGCGGCCTGGAAAACGGCTTGGTGAACCTCATCAACCACGGCGGACGTTATCGCCATGCCGTGGTCTGCCTCAAGGACGCCACCGAGTTCCGCCAGCGCCTGCCGCCGGAGGTGCCGGTCTACGAGTTGCACCGCAGGGAAGGCCAGGATTTCGGCCTGTATGGGCGGGTCTACCGTTTGCTGCGGGAATTGCGGCCTGCCTTGGTCCACACCCGCAATCTGGCGGCGCTGGAATGCCAATTACCGGCTTGGTGGGCGGGGGTCCGGGCGCGGGTGCATGGCGAGCATGGCTGGGATGTGTTCGACCCCGAGGGCCGCAACCGCAAATACCAATGGCTGCGGCGGGCCTATAAACCCCTGGTCCAGCGCTATATTCCGCTGTCCCGGCATTTGGAGGATTATCTGCGGGAGCGCGTCCGGGTACCGGAAGACCGTATCACCCGGATTTGCAATGGCGTGGATACCGCCGTGTTCCATCCGCCGCGGCAGGGCCGGGCGCTGATCGGGGGATGTCCGTTCGGCGCTGGCGAAGGGCGGGTGTTGCTGGGCACGGTGGGGCGGATGCATGGCGTCAAGGACCAGCTCAATTTGGTGCGGGCTTTCCTCCTGTTGCTGGAACAGCGCCCGCAATGGCGGGAAAACCTGCGTTTGATCCTGGTGGGCGACGGCCCTTTGCGGGCGGAAGCCATCGGCTTGCTCCGCGCCGCCGGGGCCGAAGCCCTGGCCTGGTTGCCCGGCGAGCGCGGCGATGTGGCCGCGATCCTGCGCGGCCTGGATATTTTCGTCCTGCCGTCCCAGGCCGAGGGCATTTCCAATACGATCCTCGAAGCCATGGCGACGGGGTTGCCGGTGGTCGCCACGGCGGTGGGTGGCAATCCCGAACTGGTCGCCGACGGCCTGACCGGAACCCTGGTCCCCAGGCAAGACCCGGCGGCCTTGGCGGCGGCGCTGGCCCGTTATCTGGACGACCCGGACACCCGCCGCGCCCAGGGCGAGGCCGGCCTGGCCCGCGTCCAGGAACGCTTCAGCCTGGACGCCATGGTGCGGAACTATGAGGCGGTCTACGCTCAATTGCTCGCGGCCCATCACCCCGCCCAACCAGAGGGAACGCCTTAA
- a CDS encoding FemAB family XrtA/PEP-CTERM system-associated protein gives MQIKVLDENREGEWDAFVETCPEAGFFHKAGWKRVVEQALGHPQTFLYAEAAGRIVGVLPLGQVKSLLFGNALISSPFCVYGGVAAESPEARQALEAYAVRMAHELQVDYLEFRNRVASGSGRPTKSLYVTFRKTLDPNPDQNMNAVPRKQRAMIRKGIAAGLSSVIDTGVDRFYDAYAESVRNLGTPVFPKRLFILLKQVFGEACEILTVEYQGRPVASVMNFYFRDQVLPYYGGGIEQARDLKANDFMYWEVMRRAVEKGVRVFDFGRSKEGTGSYRFKTHWGFEPEPLPYEYELVRAGKMPDINPLNPKYRLFVAAWRHLPVPMSKLVGPWIARNLG, from the coding sequence ATGCAGATCAAAGTATTAGATGAGAACCGCGAGGGCGAGTGGGATGCGTTTGTGGAAACTTGCCCGGAGGCGGGTTTTTTCCATAAGGCTGGCTGGAAACGGGTGGTCGAGCAAGCCCTGGGACATCCCCAGACCTTCCTCTATGCCGAGGCGGCGGGTCGCATCGTCGGGGTTTTGCCCTTGGGGCAGGTCAAGAGCTTATTATTCGGCAATGCTTTGATTTCCAGCCCATTTTGCGTCTATGGCGGCGTGGCGGCGGAATCCCCAGAAGCGCGGCAGGCTTTGGAGGCGTATGCGGTGCGTATGGCCCATGAACTCCAGGTCGATTATCTGGAGTTCCGCAACCGGGTCGCCTCGGGTTCCGGGCGTCCCACCAAATCTCTATATGTGACTTTTCGCAAAACCTTGGACCCCAATCCAGACCAGAATATGAACGCCGTACCCCGGAAACAGCGGGCCATGATCCGTAAGGGGATCGCGGCGGGGTTATCCAGCGTTATCGATACCGGGGTGGACCGGTTTTACGATGCCTATGCCGAAAGCGTCCGCAACCTGGGGACGCCGGTATTCCCCAAACGTTTATTCATCCTGCTCAAGCAAGTGTTCGGCGAGGCTTGCGAAATCCTGACCGTGGAATACCAAGGGCGGCCTGTCGCCAGCGTGATGAATTTTTATTTCCGCGACCAGGTGCTGCCTTATTATGGCGGTGGTATCGAACAGGCCCGCGATTTGAAAGCCAATGATTTCATGTATTGGGAAGTCATGCGCCGGGCGGTGGAAAAAGGCGTGCGGGTGTTCGATTTTGGCCGTAGCAAGGAGGGCACCGGGTCTTATCGTTTCAAGACTCATTGGGGTTTCGAGCCTGAACCTTTGCCCTACGAATATGAATTGGTGCGGGCCGGGAAAATGCCCGATATTAACCCCTTGAATCCGAAATACCGTTTGTTCGTGGCGGCGTGGCGACATTTGCCGGTGCCGATGAGCAAACTGGTCGGGCCTTGGATCGCCCGTAATCTGGGTTGA
- a CDS encoding XrtA-associated tyrosine autokinase: protein MIEKAVNKAMELDPFQAPPEPEVQVQPETRRAAVPSETPDIAPLAEPRQVSKSYPVDWVSLKARGMLVPEMATTALAEEYRVIKRPLLMNAFPEEDNGIERANLILVTSSVPGEGKTFTAMNLALSIAMERDKNVLLIDGDVAKPSIAGLFGIPVETGLTDLLKDKSLRFSDVAVKTDIPNFTLLPAGKQDRHSTELLASDAMKKLVRELSERYPDRIVIFDSPPLLAATQGAVLARLVGQIVLVIEADSTPQYVVQESIAKLEGCDVVGCVLNKTKKGFGFNYYGYFYGYGYGYGFYGQHQKD, encoded by the coding sequence ATGATCGAAAAAGCCGTCAACAAGGCGATGGAACTGGACCCTTTCCAAGCCCCGCCCGAACCCGAGGTCCAGGTCCAGCCCGAAACCCGGCGGGCGGCGGTCCCGTCCGAAACCCCCGATATCGCCCCGCTGGCGGAGCCGCGCCAGGTGTCCAAGAGTTACCCGGTGGATTGGGTTTCCCTCAAGGCCCGTGGGATGCTGGTGCCGGAGATGGCCACCACCGCCCTGGCCGAGGAATACCGGGTCATCAAGCGGCCTTTGCTGATGAACGCCTTCCCGGAAGAGGACAACGGCATCGAGCGGGCCAATCTTATTTTGGTGACCAGCAGCGTGCCGGGCGAGGGGAAAACCTTCACGGCCATGAACCTGGCCCTGAGTATCGCGATGGAGCGCGACAAGAACGTATTGCTGATCGACGGCGACGTGGCCAAGCCCTCCATCGCCGGCTTGTTCGGCATCCCGGTCGAAACCGGCCTGACCGATTTGCTCAAAGACAAGAGCTTGCGTTTTTCCGATGTCGCGGTGAAAACCGATATCCCTAATTTCACCCTATTGCCGGCCGGTAAGCAGGACCGCCATTCGACCGAATTGTTGGCCAGCGACGCCATGAAGAAACTGGTCAGGGAGTTATCCGAGCGCTATCCCGACCGCATCGTGATTTTCGATTCGCCGCCGCTCCTGGCCGCGACCCAGGGCGCGGTATTGGCGAGGTTGGTGGGGCAAATCGTCCTGGTGATCGAGGCCGATTCCACGCCCCAGTATGTGGTGCAGGAGTCCATCGCCAAACTCGAAGGCTGCGATGTCGTGGGTTGCGTTTTGAATAAGACCAAGAAGGGGTTTGGTTTCAATTATTACGGATATTTCTACGGCTACGGCTACGGCTACGGGTTTTATGGGCAACATCAGAAAGACTAG
- a CDS encoding XrtA/PEP-CTERM system amidotransferase: MCGIVGIFDIQGGRGIDRDLLGRMNQRQFHRGPDEGGVHTEPGLGFGHRRLSIIDLSSGQQPLFNRDKTVVVTYNGEIYNFQALRAELEALGHRFETHCDTEVIVYAWEAWGEACVERFRGMFAFGLWDRTRRTLFLARDRLGVKPLHYAVLPDGCLVFGSELKALLAHPGLPRRIDPQAVEDYFAYGYVPDPKTIYRDVYKLPPGHTLTLRRGGPVGAPVAYWDVPFAVRENLDEAQVRGELIERLREAVDIRRVADVPLGAFLSGGVDSSAVVAMMAGLSEQPVNTCSIAFGDPAYNESRYAAEVAGRYHTHHRVEQVDPEDFSLIDRLAGLYDEPYADSSALPTYRVCELARKEVVVALSGDGGDETWAGYRRYRFHGYEERVRALLPLGLRRPLFGTLGRWYPKADWAPKPLRAKATLEALARDSVEGYFHGVSLLSDVQRGRMFSPGFKRELQGYHAVEVLRGWAAKAPTRHPISLAQYLDLKTYLPGDILTKVDRASMAHALEVRVPLLDHPLVEWVSCLPPALKLRGTEGKFLFKQALEPYLSKNILYRPKMGFSIPLAAWFRGPLQAKLRAAVSGPALAGSGWFDMDYLKAMLDQHQSGIRDHSAGLWALLMYESFLRLDP; this comes from the coding sequence ATGTGCGGAATCGTCGGCATTTTCGACATCCAAGGCGGGCGCGGCATCGACCGGGATTTGCTCGGGCGCATGAATCAACGCCAGTTCCACCGGGGACCGGACGAGGGGGGGGTGCATACCGAACCCGGCCTGGGTTTCGGCCATCGGCGGTTGTCGATCATCGATCTGTCCAGCGGCCAGCAACCCTTGTTCAACCGGGATAAAACCGTCGTCGTCACCTACAACGGCGAAATCTACAACTTCCAAGCCTTGCGGGCCGAACTGGAAGCGTTGGGCCACCGTTTCGAGACCCATTGCGATACCGAGGTCATCGTCTACGCCTGGGAAGCCTGGGGCGAGGCTTGCGTGGAGCGGTTCCGGGGCATGTTCGCCTTCGGGCTGTGGGACCGGACCCGGCGGACCCTGTTCCTGGCCCGCGACCGGCTGGGCGTGAAACCCTTGCATTACGCCGTCCTGCCCGATGGCTGCTTGGTGTTCGGCTCCGAACTGAAAGCCCTGCTGGCGCATCCGGGCCTGCCCAGGCGGATCGACCCACAAGCGGTCGAGGATTATTTCGCCTATGGCTATGTCCCCGATCCCAAGACCATCTACCGCGATGTGTACAAGCTGCCGCCCGGCCATACGCTCACGCTCCGGCGCGGCGGGCCGGTGGGTGCGCCCGTGGCTTATTGGGACGTGCCGTTCGCCGTGCGTGAAAACCTGGACGAGGCCCAGGTCCGTGGGGAATTGATCGAACGCCTGCGCGAAGCCGTGGACATTCGCCGGGTGGCCGATGTGCCGCTGGGGGCGTTCCTCTCGGGCGGGGTCGATTCCAGCGCGGTGGTGGCGATGATGGCGGGTCTTTCCGAGCAGCCGGTCAATACCTGTTCGATTGCCTTCGGCGATCCGGCCTACAACGAATCGCGCTACGCCGCCGAGGTTGCCGGGCGTTACCACACCCATCACCGGGTGGAACAGGTCGATCCCGAGGATTTCTCGCTGATCGACCGCTTGGCCGGGCTGTACGACGAACCCTATGCCGATAGTTCCGCCCTGCCGACCTACCGCGTCTGCGAATTGGCGCGGAAGGAGGTCGTCGTGGCCTTGTCCGGCGATGGCGGCGACGAGACCTGGGCCGGTTATCGGCGCTACCGCTTCCATGGCTACGAGGAACGGGTGCGTGCGCTGCTACCCTTGGGGCTGCGCCGTCCGCTGTTCGGGACGCTGGGCCGTTGGTATCCCAAGGCCGATTGGGCGCCCAAACCGCTGCGGGCCAAGGCCACCCTGGAAGCCCTGGCGCGGGATTCGGTCGAGGGCTATTTCCATGGCGTGTCACTGTTGTCCGATGTCCAGCGCGGACGGATGTTCAGCCCCGGCTTCAAGCGCGAGTTGCAGGGCTACCACGCCGTCGAGGTCTTGCGCGGCTGGGCCGCGAAGGCACCGACCCGGCATCCCATTTCCCTGGCGCAATATCTCGACCTGAAAACCTACCTGCCCGGTGATATCCTGACCAAGGTGGACCGGGCCAGCATGGCCCATGCGCTGGAAGTGCGGGTGCCCTTGCTGGATCATCCGCTGGTGGAATGGGTGTCCTGCCTGCCGCCCGCGCTGAAACTACGCGGCACGGAAGGCAAGTTCCTGTTCAAGCAAGCCCTGGAACCCTATTTGTCCAAGAATATCCTCTACCGCCCGAAAATGGGTTTCTCGATCCCCTTGGCGGCTTGGTTCCGGGGACCGCTTCAAGCCAAGCTGCGGGCGGCGGTGTCGGGTCCGGCGCTGGCCGGGTCGGGCTGGTTCGATATGGACTATCTCAAAGCCATGCTGGACCAGCACCAATCCGGTATCCGCGACCACAGCGCCGGGTTGTGGGCGCTTTTGATGTACGAATCATTCCTGCGCCTCGACCCGTAA